Proteins from one Microbacterium hatanonis genomic window:
- a CDS encoding YbhB/YbcL family Raf kinase inhibitor-like protein, whose translation MSLPIDKLAVRSPDFDTLTRIPEEFSADGGNRVPRVVFDGVPEGTVELAVIVHDPDAPLAQGFTHWVVYGIAADATELDVDADGIRQGPNTAGVTSYYGPQPPAGHGEHHYYFWVFALSRPVEGTPSREEFLDEYADAIIEQARTVGLFSR comes from the coding sequence ATGTCTCTGCCCATCGACAAGCTGGCCGTGAGGAGCCCCGATTTCGACACGCTCACGCGTATTCCGGAGGAGTTCTCCGCCGACGGCGGCAACCGGGTGCCGCGTGTCGTGTTCGACGGCGTTCCCGAGGGCACGGTGGAGCTCGCGGTGATCGTGCATGATCCGGACGCTCCGTTGGCCCAGGGGTTCACGCACTGGGTGGTCTACGGCATCGCGGCCGACGCCACCGAGCTCGACGTCGATGCCGACGGCATCCGGCAGGGGCCGAACACGGCTGGGGTCACGTCGTACTACGGTCCGCAGCCGCCCGCCGGCCACGGCGAGCACCACTACTACTTCTGGGTGTTCGCGCTCTCGCGTCCCGTCGAGGGCACGCCGTCGCGCGAGGAGTTCCTCGACGAGTACGCCGACGCGATCATCGAGCAGGCCCGCACCGTCGGTCTGTTCTCGCGCTGA
- a CDS encoding HNH endonuclease signature motif containing protein, with translation MATADAFDDRGEAVLDDIVSTLVENERAAAALEAENVMGFATAMRVALSRSAHKPKTVQVREMQLRSIAAEIGIALRWNDRVVQRRMNDAIDLVDKWPATLDALSQGRISMRHASVIREEGAVIDDPNERQAFEEVVLERASTDTAARTRTLARAIAEELHPESITVRHARAENDRRVWVNDVGDGIGELVVRHSITLVRAMRDRLTQQARAVRSVAASSSTDTEADAAAAAERDGDAASASDVASDAAAGGDAAADTDVDADTAVHDTRTLDQVRADLACDLMLTGQPAIDPTTDVVPGGLGAIRAQVQVVVPALTAAGVSDRGATIDGVSPVDAETARCLMATAPGWDRILTHPITGAVLAVDRYQRNRAMERFLAARDIHCRFPGCRMPARYCEHDHNRDWALGGPTDVTNLASLCKRHHTLKTETEWTARQHPDGSIEWTSPLGHTSVDKPERYVTFVPDGDPPPF, from the coding sequence ATGGCCACAGCAGATGCCTTCGATGATCGCGGCGAAGCGGTGCTCGACGACATCGTGAGCACGCTCGTCGAGAACGAGCGCGCGGCCGCCGCTCTCGAGGCCGAGAACGTCATGGGGTTCGCGACGGCGATGCGCGTGGCCCTCTCTCGCTCAGCCCACAAACCGAAGACCGTGCAGGTGCGCGAGATGCAGTTGCGGTCGATCGCCGCCGAGATCGGCATCGCCCTGCGGTGGAACGACCGCGTCGTGCAGAGGCGCATGAACGACGCGATCGACCTCGTCGACAAGTGGCCCGCGACGCTCGACGCCCTCTCCCAAGGCCGCATCTCGATGCGCCACGCGAGCGTCATCCGCGAAGAGGGCGCCGTGATCGACGATCCGAACGAGCGGCAGGCCTTCGAAGAGGTCGTGCTCGAGCGCGCGTCGACCGATACCGCCGCGCGCACGCGCACCCTCGCCCGCGCGATCGCCGAAGAGCTGCACCCCGAGTCGATCACCGTCCGTCACGCCCGCGCCGAGAACGACCGCCGCGTCTGGGTCAACGATGTCGGCGACGGCATCGGCGAGCTCGTCGTGCGGCACTCGATCACACTCGTGCGCGCGATGCGCGACCGCCTCACCCAGCAGGCGCGCGCCGTGCGGTCGGTCGCCGCGTCTTCGAGCACCGACACCGAAGCGGATGCTGCGGCCGCCGCCGAACGCGACGGCGACGCCGCATCCGCGTCCGACGTGGCATCCGACGCCGCAGCCGGCGGCGACGCCGCAGCCGATACCGACGTGGATGCCGACACCGCCGTTCACGACACCCGCACGCTCGACCAGGTGCGCGCCGATCTCGCCTGCGACCTCATGCTCACCGGGCAACCGGCCATCGATCCGACCACCGACGTGGTGCCCGGCGGGCTCGGAGCGATCCGCGCGCAGGTGCAGGTCGTGGTTCCCGCCCTCACCGCCGCCGGAGTCTCCGACCGCGGGGCGACGATCGACGGAGTCAGCCCGGTCGACGCCGAGACCGCGCGCTGCCTCATGGCCACCGCGCCCGGATGGGACCGCATTCTCACCCACCCGATCACCGGTGCCGTGCTCGCCGTCGACCGCTATCAGCGCAATCGGGCGATGGAAAGGTTTCTCGCCGCGCGCGACATCCATTGCCGCTTCCCCGGGTGCAGAATGCCCGCGCGCTACTGCGAGCACGACCACAATCGCGACTGGGCGCTCGGCGGACCCACCGATGTGACCAATCTCGCGAGCCTCTGCAAGCGACATCACACGCTCAAGACCGAGACCGAGTGGACGGCCCGGCAGCATCCCGACGGATCCATCGAATGGACCTCACCCCTCGGACACACCTCGGTCGACAAGCCCGAGCGCTACGTCACCTTCGTGCCCGACGGCGACCCGCCACCCTTCTGA
- a CDS encoding DUF4916 domain-containing protein — protein MLFLPADDYALIERSVPLACVDFVPERTVDGRREIGLILRESPHGRVWCHLGGRIGRGESIREALGRHAHDTIAVDLELPADPQPGYVYQWFPPDDLPADAAQLRYGDDPRKHAVGLSFVVTAVGEPRPQNEALDFGWFAVDDLPQPLWPGCEALFERLLTLPRLDR, from the coding sequence ATGCTCTTCCTCCCCGCCGACGACTACGCGCTGATCGAGCGGTCGGTGCCCCTGGCGTGCGTCGATTTTGTTCCCGAACGCACGGTGGACGGTCGGCGCGAGATCGGGCTCATCCTGCGCGAGTCGCCGCACGGCCGGGTCTGGTGCCACCTCGGCGGACGCATCGGTCGGGGCGAGAGCATTCGCGAGGCCCTCGGCCGGCACGCGCACGACACGATCGCCGTCGACCTCGAGCTGCCCGCCGACCCGCAGCCGGGCTATGTCTACCAGTGGTTTCCGCCCGACGATCTGCCGGCGGATGCTGCGCAGCTGCGCTACGGCGACGACCCGCGCAAGCACGCCGTCGGCCTGTCGTTCGTGGTGACCGCGGTCGGAGAACCGCGGCCGCAGAACGAGGCGCTCGACTTCGGCTGGTTCGCGGTCGACGATCTGCCGCAGCCGCTGTGGCCGGGGTGCGAGGCGCTGTTCGAGCGGCTGCTCACCCTGCCTAGGCTGGATCGATGA
- a CDS encoding GNAT family N-acetyltransferase, with protein sequence MTVQVRRVLETDEAAWSRLYAGYRAFYKLDDDPEAVRTTWEWVSTAQHGFIGLVATVDDELVGLAHLRRFARPSTASMGLYLDDLFTAPATRGAGVATALLNRASEIAAAEGASVVRWITAADNAAARRVYDRVAAATPWVTYDMKPATS encoded by the coding sequence ATGACAGTTCAGGTCAGGCGCGTTCTCGAGACAGACGAAGCGGCATGGTCGCGGCTCTACGCGGGGTATCGAGCCTTCTACAAGCTCGACGACGACCCCGAGGCCGTGAGAACCACGTGGGAGTGGGTGTCGACCGCGCAGCATGGGTTCATCGGGCTGGTCGCCACCGTCGATGACGAGCTGGTCGGACTGGCTCATCTGCGCCGGTTCGCGCGTCCGTCGACCGCGTCGATGGGCTTGTACCTCGACGACCTCTTCACCGCTCCCGCGACCCGGGGCGCGGGTGTCGCGACGGCCCTGTTGAACAGAGCGTCCGAGATCGCCGCGGCCGAGGGCGCGAGTGTCGTCCGTTGGATCACGGCTGCAGACAATGCGGCAGCACGCCGCGTGTACGACCGCGTGGCTGCAGCGACCCCGTGGGTCACCTACGACATGAAGCCGGCGACGAGCTAA
- a CDS encoding Dabb family protein has protein sequence MQRHIVLFRVRDDVTDPELFAAMDTLRALEPVAGAELWRIELSIDVRKGRVIVEDATFTTDAAFSLFLALPEHRAAGEVMARISDWWVGDYSE, from the coding sequence GTGCAGCGGCATATCGTTCTGTTCCGGGTTCGTGACGATGTCACGGACCCGGAACTGTTCGCGGCTATGGACACCCTGCGCGCGCTCGAGCCGGTCGCCGGCGCCGAGCTGTGGCGGATCGAGCTGTCGATTGACGTGCGCAAGGGCCGCGTCATCGTCGAAGACGCGACGTTCACGACGGATGCTGCGTTCTCACTCTTCCTCGCACTGCCCGAGCACCGGGCCGCTGGTGAAGTGATGGCCCGGATCTCGGACTGGTGGGTGGGCGACTACAGCGAGTGA